The following coding sequences lie in one Myxococcaceae bacterium JPH2 genomic window:
- a CDS encoding PAS domain-containing protein: MAHAPANKRQPTAAPAMPDTSGLGPHAILDGLPDAFLAVDAEWRVVYVNPRMAELLAEQAPLGQDLRHSYPDLLGLRQHVRFEQPASTQDCVSYEYAWPESDTWFEVRTRPLAGGLLVHGRDITPERGAREQARRTDALLASLIEETTDAVFTKDLEGRYQLINSAGARALGRQPDGVLGRTDLELFSDEMGQAFTANDRAVFASEKTLSFENVEHTSSGKRVWLSTKSVLRDEAGRVYGLFGISRDITTRKWSEEETRRHSEFQEHLMGIISHDIRSPLGAIMNWSRVLATGGSPEDAARTSQRISTAAVRIERLTRLLLDFTRARLVGSVIIEPRTAELKELLDKVAHEFRIAYPQRDISVEHKGNTRGQWDPDRLAQVVSNLVENALKYGPAEQPVRLKAIGLRTKVVVEVHNEGRPIPESQLPHLFEPFRRGPQTARTLKMSYGLGLYIVREIVQAHGGTIEVSSSEDEGTRFTVTLPRRSMPPLPAPQQPRLL; this comes from the coding sequence ATGGCCCACGCACCCGCCAACAAGCGCCAGCCCACCGCCGCGCCCGCCATGCCGGACACGAGTGGGCTGGGCCCGCACGCCATCCTGGATGGGCTGCCGGACGCGTTCCTCGCCGTCGACGCGGAGTGGCGTGTCGTCTACGTGAACCCACGCATGGCGGAGCTGCTCGCGGAGCAGGCGCCCTTGGGGCAGGACCTGCGCCACTCGTATCCGGACCTCCTGGGGCTGCGGCAGCACGTGCGCTTCGAGCAACCCGCGAGCACGCAGGACTGCGTCAGCTACGAGTACGCGTGGCCTGAATCCGACACCTGGTTCGAGGTCCGCACGCGTCCGCTCGCGGGCGGCCTGCTGGTGCACGGCCGCGACATCACCCCCGAGCGCGGCGCCCGGGAGCAGGCCCGCCGCACCGACGCGCTCCTCGCGTCCCTCATCGAGGAGACGACGGACGCGGTCTTCACCAAGGACCTGGAGGGCCGCTACCAGCTCATCAACTCCGCGGGCGCGCGGGCCCTGGGACGCCAGCCGGACGGCGTGCTGGGCCGCACGGACCTGGAGCTGTTCTCGGACGAGATGGGCCAGGCCTTCACCGCGAACGACCGGGCGGTGTTCGCCTCGGAGAAGACGCTCTCGTTCGAGAACGTGGAGCACACGTCCAGCGGCAAGCGCGTGTGGCTGTCCACCAAGAGCGTGCTGCGCGACGAGGCCGGCCGCGTGTACGGCCTGTTCGGCATCAGCCGCGACATCACCACGCGCAAGTGGTCCGAGGAGGAGACGCGCCGTCACTCCGAGTTCCAGGAACACTTGATGGGCATCATCAGCCACGACATCCGCAGCCCGCTCGGCGCCATCATGAACTGGTCGCGCGTGCTGGCCACGGGGGGCTCGCCCGAGGACGCGGCGCGCACCAGCCAGCGCATCTCCACCGCGGCGGTGCGCATCGAGCGGCTGACGCGGCTCCTGCTGGACTTCACCCGCGCGCGGCTGGTGGGCAGCGTCATCATCGAGCCTCGGACCGCGGAGCTGAAGGAGCTGCTGGACAAGGTGGCCCACGAGTTCCGCATCGCCTATCCCCAGCGCGACATCAGCGTGGAGCACAAGGGCAACACGCGCGGCCAGTGGGACCCGGACCGGCTGGCCCAGGTGGTGTCCAACCTGGTGGAGAACGCGCTCAAGTACGGGCCCGCCGAGCAGCCCGTGCGCCTGAAGGCGATAGGGCTGCGCACCAAGGTGGTGGTGGAGGTGCACAACGAGGGGCGCCCCATCCCCGAGTCGCAGCTCCCGCACCTCTTCGAGCCCTTCCGGCGCGGCCCGCAGACGGCGCGCACGCTGAAGATGAGCTACGGGCTGGGGCTCTACATCGTCCGGGAGATTGTCCAGGCGCACGGCGGCACCATCGAGGTCTCCTCCTCCGAGGACGAGGGCACGCGCTTCACCGTGACGCTGCCGCGCCGCTCCATGCCGCCCCTGCCCGCGCCGCAGCAGCCTCGGCTGCTGTGA
- a CDS encoding response regulator, giving the protein MRRKKVLLVDDSSTVLLLHRLMLMERGYDTITARDGMEALELAAVERPDLVFLDVVMPHLDGLETCRMLRDRDPTRLTPIVLCSSRAEPNSVRAGFDSGCSDYLAMPFIGDELTAVLHRYLDG; this is encoded by the coding sequence ATGCGACGCAAGAAGGTACTCCTCGTCGATGATTCGTCCACCGTGTTGCTGTTGCATCGCCTGATGCTGATGGAGCGCGGTTACGACACCATCACCGCGCGCGACGGCATGGAGGCGCTGGAGCTGGCGGCGGTGGAGCGCCCGGACCTCGTCTTCCTGGACGTGGTGATGCCGCACCTGGACGGGCTGGAGACGTGCCGGATGCTGCGCGACCGGGACCCCACGCGGCTGACGCCCATCGTGCTGTGCTCCTCGCGCGCGGAGCCCAACAGCGTGCGCGCCGGGTTCGACAGCGGCTGCTCGGACTATCTGGCCATGCCCTTCATCGGCGACGAGCTGACCGCGGTGCTGCACCGATATCTGGACGGCTAG
- a CDS encoding PilZ domain-containing protein produces the protein MMPAAHQVPEPSAVEQPSRRRLVWVGSMGDAWLSLSRVARLLDCEPVATGSLAMARREVQNSRPRMVLVHWKLVTPGGPGPRTQLGLSGVPLALVVDRDAPAEVLEAAERDGVEDCLVAPVRAYEVAARLAALAGERPAPEARVVERHSPRLLLVLGPGGIRGGGGLGSLLESCGHLLLYASTLEGGVARVAEGGVTPHLVLLCEDDVPPGALARLRAGLRAQPGLARVPVVLLTSNTVGCEEGSDGVVRLSLRALRPAALLAHLHAMLGRELAHLRMEERVSFCCPLEFRASGPRAGEWVSGFSAGVSPGSLLVRTWVPAKAGAAVSLRIHLPTTRDVLEAEGVVAWAHPYAPRGPLSYPRGMGVQFLGMGSQRLMHLRQLCRATE, from the coding sequence ATGATGCCGGCAGCACACCAGGTTCCCGAGCCGTCGGCCGTGGAGCAGCCCTCGCGGCGGCGGCTGGTGTGGGTGGGGAGCATGGGGGACGCGTGGTTGTCGCTCTCCCGGGTGGCGCGGTTGCTGGACTGCGAGCCGGTGGCCACGGGCTCGCTGGCCATGGCCCGCCGCGAGGTGCAGAACTCCCGCCCGCGCATGGTGCTGGTGCACTGGAAGCTGGTGACGCCGGGAGGCCCCGGGCCGCGCACGCAGCTGGGGCTCTCGGGGGTGCCGCTGGCGCTGGTGGTGGACCGCGACGCGCCCGCCGAGGTGCTGGAGGCCGCCGAGCGCGACGGCGTGGAGGACTGCCTGGTGGCGCCCGTGCGCGCCTACGAGGTGGCCGCCCGGCTCGCGGCGCTGGCCGGAGAGCGCCCCGCTCCCGAGGCCCGCGTGGTGGAGCGGCACAGCCCTCGGCTCCTGCTCGTGCTGGGGCCCGGTGGCATCCGAGGCGGCGGCGGCCTGGGCTCGCTCCTGGAGTCGTGTGGCCACCTCCTGCTCTACGCGTCCACGCTGGAGGGGGGCGTGGCGCGGGTGGCGGAGGGCGGCGTGACGCCGCACCTGGTGCTGCTGTGCGAGGACGACGTGCCGCCCGGCGCGTTGGCGCGGCTGCGAGCGGGCCTGCGCGCGCAGCCGGGGTTGGCCCGCGTGCCGGTGGTCCTGCTCACGTCCAACACCGTGGGGTGCGAGGAGGGCTCGGACGGGGTGGTGCGGCTGAGCCTGCGCGCGCTGCGGCCGGCCGCGCTGCTGGCGCACCTGCACGCGATGCTGGGCCGCGAGCTGGCGCACCTGCGGATGGAGGAGCGGGTGTCGTTCTGCTGTCCGCTGGAGTTCCGCGCGAGCGGGCCGCGCGCCGGAGAGTGGGTCTCCGGCTTCTCCGCCGGGGTGAGCCCCGGCTCGCTGTTGGTGCGCACGTGGGTGCCCGCGAAGGCCGGCGCGGCGGTGTCGCTGCGCATCCACCTGCCCACCACCCGGGACGTGCTGGAGGCCGAGGGCGTGGTGGCCTGGGCCCACCCGTACGCGCCCCGGGGCCCGCTCTCCTATCCCCGGGGCATGGGCGTGCAGTTCCTCGGCATGGGGTCGCAGCGGCTGATGCACCTGCGGCAGCTCTGCCGAGCCACGGAGTGA
- a CDS encoding transcriptional repressor, which translates to MGAKKNAAPMKLTDIQERIRTAGLRSTAPRVAVLRELEGATAPMSHADLVEALGDDGYDRVTLYRNLTDLTEAGLVNRADLGDHVWRFELKRAGAEHAGTHPHFSCTDCGTVTCLPDESVRIASARGVPRAVAQRHVEVQLRGVCDRCA; encoded by the coding sequence ATGGGTGCCAAGAAGAACGCCGCGCCGATGAAGCTCACCGACATTCAGGAACGCATCCGCACCGCGGGCCTGCGCAGCACCGCGCCCCGGGTGGCCGTGCTGCGAGAGCTGGAAGGGGCCACCGCGCCCATGAGCCACGCGGACCTGGTGGAGGCCCTGGGCGATGACGGCTACGACCGCGTCACCCTCTACCGCAACCTGACGGACCTCACCGAGGCGGGGCTCGTCAACCGCGCCGACCTGGGCGACCATGTCTGGCGCTTCGAGCTCAAGCGCGCGGGCGCCGAGCACGCGGGCACGCACCCCCACTTCTCGTGCACGGACTGCGGCACCGTCACGTGCCTCCCCGACGAGTCCGTGCGCATCGCCTCCGCGCGGGGCGTGCCTCGCGCCGTGGCCCAGCGTCACGTCGAAGTGCAGCTGCGCGGCGTCTGCGACCGCTGCGCCTGA